A segment of the Pseudoalteromonas piscicida genome:
TAGTTAGCAACTTTGCCTTGGCGTAACAACGGTTGAACTCGCTGTGCAGCCTGCTCTAAAATTTCTTGGTAATTTGGCATATGCTCGTAATTAAGGCTAGCTAGGGTGATTGGAGAAGTGTATCAAAAAAGGCCCCGTAGGGCCTGATGTTTATCTGAAACTAAGGTTATTTCAGTTCCATTTCTTGAATAATCTCGTGCGCAATAGGTGGCGTTGTACTCACCGGCTTTTGATGTTTATTGGCTTTTAACTGACCTTTTCGGTGCTTCAAAGCTGCATCCAGCTTTTTAGACGCTTTAGCAATAGCAGGATACATCACTTCGTCTTCACCTTTTACTGATATTCGGCTACCTGCGTAGTTTGTACTTATCTCCGTGTAAAATTGTTTGTGTTCTTTGCTGACGATGATGTCTAGGGATAACAACGACGGAAAATGGTTAGCGATCTTGGCAAACTTTTCATGAACGTGGTTTTTAACAGCATCGGTTACATCTACGTGATGGCCAGATAAATTAATCTTCATATGCAATCCTTCTTTTGCGTTTACCCTTAACAATAGTATTGGCACGATTGCTCGATTTCTCAAGAGCCTTAGCAGAAATTTATTACAAAAATTGGAAGGAAGCTGATTCTAATCAAAAAATAGATTGGTAGAAAAATTACGCGCTAATTAGGATTGTTAGAAAACTCAGGCATAAAAAAAGCCCTAGAAAGGGCTCTTTTCATATTGCGTAAACTTTACAATTAAAGGCCTGCACGCTCTTTGATGACAGCAATCAATGCTGAACCACCGTGGTTTGACTCAGCCCACGCTAAATCTTTACCATCTTCTAACGCGCTTTTTGGAATACTTTTAATAATGTACTCGCCCGAATCGACAGCGTTGCTAGCAATTGCATGTCTAAGTAAGTTGTTACCGTTACACTGGATTGCATCGTAAACATTACGCATTTTAAGGCGTGATGTTTTCAAAGCGTTACGAATGCGATTTTTATCGTCCGCTGCGATATATTCACATATAGAAAGCGCCAACTGATCGTTTGCACTTACTGGTTTGCTGAAAGAAAAAGCTGCAACAGCGATAGAAGCTGACAGTAGCACGGTAGTTAATTTCATTACACAGACCCTTTAATACTTTATTCGTAGCATATAACTGGCTATATTTTAGCAACCTAAACAATTGTTAGCAAGAAACTCATAGTTTTTTGTTCAGAGTTACGAATTTATAACTATGGTTATTTCTTTCATCAGGTTCGTTACACTCAGTTTCAAGCACTTCCCATTCAGCAACTTGCTCGTAGTCCGGAAATTGAGTATCTCCTTCAACTTCTAAATCGATGAAGGTCAAATAGAGCCGCTGAGCATAAGGCAGAAATATGTCATATATATGACCACCGCCAATTATCATAATTTCGTCACAACCCCTAACAGCACTAAGTGCGGCTTCAGGTGAAGCGAGGACTTCAATACCTTCTTGAGTATAGTCAAGATTTCTGGATATCACTATGTTTCTACGACCAGGAAGAGGCCTACCAATAGACTCAAATGTCTTTCGGCCCATAATCACAGGTTTACCTAGCGTAACCTTTTTGAAATGTTGAAGATCTGCAGGTAAGTGCCACGGCATATCGTTATCTTTTCCGATAACACGGTTATTTGCCATCGCAGCTATCATTGAAATTACCACAACGCACCTTTATAGTATTTTAGTATTAGTTTATACACACAATTAGCATGTAAGATGTTTGGTTAACCTGACTCGGGATAAGAAGTAAGTTAATCCACTAAAATCACTAAGCTCAAAAGCGTAGTATCACTCTAGCCAGAAGTTATTTCTTAATACAATTGCGTAAACTTTACAATTAAAGGCCTGCACGCTCTTTGATGACAGCAATCAATGCTGAACCACCGTGGTTTGACTCAGCCCACGCTAAATCTTTACCATCTTCTAACGCGCTTTTTGGAATACTTTTAATAATGTACTCGCCCGAATCGACAGCGTTGCTAGCAATTGCATGTCTAAGTAAGTTGTTACCGTTACACTGGATTGCATCGTAAACATTACGCATTTTAAGGCGTGATGTTTTCAAAGCGTTACGAATGCGATTTTTATCGTCCGCTGCGATATATTCACATATAGAAAGCGCCAACTGATCGTTTGCACTTACTGGTTTGCTGAAAGAAAAAGCTGCAACAGCGATAGAAGCTGACAGTAGCACGGTAGTTAATTTCATTACACAGACCCTTTAATACTTTATTCGTAGCATATAACTGGCTATATTTTAGCAACCTAAACAATTGTTAGCAAGAAACTCATAGTTTTTTGTTCAGAGTTACGAATTTATAACTATGGTTATTTCTTTCATCAGGTTCGTTACACTCAGTTTCAAGCACTTCCCATTCAGCAACTTGCTCGTAGTCCGGAAATTGAGTATCTCCTTCAACTTCTAAATCGATGAAGGTCAAATAGAGCCGCTGAGCATAAGGCAGAAATATGTCATATATATGACCACCGCCAATTATCATAATTTCGTCACAACCCCTAACAGCACTAAGTGCGGCTTCAGGTGAAGCGAGGACTTCAATACCTTCTTGAGTATAGTCAAGATTTCTGGATATCACTATGTTTCTACGACCAGGAAGAGGCCTACCAATAGACTCAAATGTCTTTCGGCCCATAATCACAGGTTTACCTAGCGTAACCTTTTTGAAATGTTGAAGATCTGCAGGTAAGTGCCACGGCATATCGTTATCTTTTCCGATAACACGGTTATTTGCCATCGCAGCTATCATTGAAATTACCACAACGCACCTTTATAGTATTTTAGTATTAGTTTATACACACAATTAGCATGTAAGATGTTTGGTTAACCTGACTCGGGATAAGAAGTAAGTTAATCCACTAAAATCACTAAGCTCAAAAGCGTAGTATCACTCTAGCCAGAAGTTATTTCTTAATACAAGGCAAATTTGTGCGTCAATAGCTGGCCTATTGCAAGCAAATTTAACGCAGTAGTAAGGGATAACAGCTGCTAGAGAACAAGTTGTTATCCCGAGTTCAGGTTGATTAGTATATCATCTTCAACACAATTGCGGCGAGAATACTGAGTTGAAGTAATATACCGCTTAAATAGACATAAAAAAGGCCCATATATGGGCCTCTTAGAATAAATTCAATGTAACTTAACGCTCGTAAATAACTTCAACATCGTAGTCGTCGTCATCCCAATCATCCCAGTCATCATCGTCGCTCTTATCATTTTTAGTTGCATGTCTGTGGTATGTGTCCCACTTAAATTCAACTTCTTCTTGCTGCTCTTCTTCGAATTTATCTTTTGGCATGCTTTCAAGAAGGTTCATGATATCAAAGCACAAAGGTTGCGTATTTAACTTGTTTGCAGCAGAGATCATATAAAAGTTTTCTGCGTCTAGCTCTTCAGCAATACGAGCGCATACTTCTTCTCTTTCTTCTTCAAGCAATAAATCCACTTTATTTAGCACTAACCAACGAGGCTTTTCCGCTAATTTAGGGCTGTATTGATGCAGTTCGTTAATAATAGCGAAGCCATTCTCAACAGGATCACTACCGTCAACCGGCATCACATCAATAATGTGCAATAACACTCGACAGCGCTCTAAGTGCTTTAAGAAACGAATACCAAGGCCTGCACCGTCAGCTGCACCTTCAATTAGGCCTGGGATATCAGCAATTACAAATGACTTGCTCGCTTCAGGTCTTACAACACCTAAATTGGGCACTAGCGTGGTAAATGGATAGTCAGCGACTTTTGGTTTAGCAGCAGATACACTGCGGATAAACGTAGATTTACCAGCATTTGGCAGACCTAACAAACCGACGTCTGCAAGCAGCATTAATTCTAAGCGAAGGTTACGAACTTCACCTTGAGTACCCAGCGTTTTCTGTCTTGGTGCGCGATTAGTACTTGACTTAAAACGCGTATTACCAAGGCCATGATACCCACCTTTCGCCACGATCAGCTTTTGTCCATTTTTGGTCAAATCACCTAAACACTCTTCAGTATCGACATCTGTAACTCTTGTACCAACTGGTACCTTAAGTACTAAGTCCTGACCCTTTTTACCGGTACAATTACGGCCTTGACCGTTGGTACCACGCTCAGCCCTGTGAAAGCGTTCAAACTGATAGTCGATAAGCGTATTTAAATTTTCATCAGCCTGCAGGAATACACTACCGCCATCGCCACCATCACCACCGTCTGGGCCACCATCTGGCACAAACTTTTCGCGGCGGAATGAAACGACACCACTGCCCCCATCTCCGGCTTCCGCTCTAATCTCTACTTCATCGACAAACTTCATGGTTTAAACTCTTTAACTCTGTCTGAATTCACTACACCATTATAGCAGCAGCGACAAATCGCTCCTAATACCAATTGTATTAATACGCCTTGATATAGCTAATTTGGTAATTGATGTGCTGAAAACAAAAAACCCCGCCTAAGCGGGGTTTTTTAGTATTTAATACCGATTACTCAGCAACGATGCTAACGTATTTACGGTTTAAAGGACCTTTCTGCTCAAAAACAACTTTACCGTCTGCTTTTGCGAAGATTGTGTGGTCTTTACCGATACCTGCGTTAGAACCAGCGTGGAACTTAGTACCACGTTGACGAACGATGATGCTACCCGCTAGAACTGATTCGCCACCAAAACGTTTAACACCTAAGCGTTTACTTTCTGAATCGCGACCGTTACGAGTACTACCAGCTGCCTTCTTATGTGCCATCTTTCTGTACCTCTAAAAATTAAGCGCTAATGCCAGTGATTTTAACTTCAGTGAACCACTGACGGTGGCCCATCTGCTTACGAGAATGCTTACGACGTCTAAACTTAACAATCTTAATCTTCTCGCCACGACCGTGAGATACAACTTCAGCTGTAATTTTACCACCGTTAACAAACGGTGCACCGATCTCGATCTTTTCACCATCAGCAATTAGAAGTACTGAATCAAATTCAACTGCTGCACCAGTTTCAACGTTTAGCTTTTCTAAACGAATTGTTTGACCTTCAGTCACACGGTGCTGTTTACCACCACTTTGGAAAACCGCGTACATAATTAACTCCGTCTGTGCGCCCTCAAATCGACGCAACTTAATATTCTTCAATAGGGCGCGAAGTTTACGCTAATGCGTATCTTGGCGCAAGAGCAAATTTGAAGAAAGTGAATAAAATTTAGCTCGTATGAGGGCAATCAAATATTTTCCCCTATTCTAGTCAAAAAAATGTCAAAGCCAAGCTCTTTTTTCTCTCAATTCATCAGACAAAAGGCGAATCTATAGTTTACCTAATACAGTGCCAAATGAGATTTCACTGTACCTATTTCACCCATTACGCGACCATTAAAAGCACAAAAAGTAAGCATAAAAACGTTTTTTTATAAGCAACTACGACAATTTATCGAGTCGATGATTTTTTTGTAGTACAATCGCCGAGTTTATTCATTTTCGGTTAATAGATTGGCTCGGAGCGCAATGGATATAAAAACTATCCAAAATTTGGTTGAGCAAGATATGCTTGACGTCAACCAACTTATACATCAACAAATGCAATCTGATGTTGCACTTGTAAAACAGCTAGGTTTATACATTGTAAATAGCGGAGGAAAACGCATCCGCCCAATGTTAGCCCTTTTGGCTGCACGAGCATTAGGTTACGAAGGTGATAAACACATCACACTAGCGACAATTGTAGAGTTTATTCACACAGCAACCTTACTCCACGATGACGTGGTTGATGAGTCATTACTGCGCCGTGGAGAACCGACTGCAAATGCTGAATTTGGAAATGCCGCAAGCGTATTAGTCGGTGACTTTATCTACACTCGTTCATTCCAGTTGATGGTTGGTCTTGGCAATATGGAAGTCATGCAGATCCTAGCGGATGCAACCAATATTATCGCTGAGGGCGAAGTGTTACAGCTAATGAACTGTAATGACCCAGATACAACTGAAAAGAGTTATATGCAGGTTATCTACAGCAAAACGGCAAAGCTTTTTGAAGCTGCAACTTTACTACCCGCTGTAGTGTTAGAGCAATCAGACGAAATTAAAACTGCACTTAAGCTTTACGGTATGCATTTAGGCACAGCCTTCCAACTTGTAGACGATATTCTTGACTACAGTGCTAACGCAGAATTGCTGGGCAAGAATATTGGCGATGATCTCGCCGAGGGTAAACCTACGCTTCCGCTTATTTATGCAATGCAGCATGCAAATGCTCAGCAAACAGCTCAGATCAGAACTGCAATAGAAAGTGGTAATGGACTTGATTATCTTGAAGATATTTTAGCAACACTAGCCGAGACCAAAGCACTTGACTTCACGATGGCTAAAGCCCAAGAAGAAGCCCAAAAAGCGATTGCACAATTGAGCATTTTACCTGACTCAGTGCACAAAGAAGCACTGATAGGACTTGCTAAACTTTCAGTGGATAGAGAGTATTAATCGTCCCCTAGCCAGTTTATGAGCTATAAAAAGGTCGCTGATGCGACCTCAGACTGTTGAAAAAGGGCTGGACACAGATCTAGCCCTTTGATCTAATAAGCGTAGTGAGTTTAGGGAGTTCACCATGCTTAAAGACAAAACCCCTCAGCAATATGAACTAGAAATGGTCGCTATCGACCAATTGGTTCCAAAAGACCATTTAGTTCGCCTGATTGACCTTGCGATTGATTTCGAATTCATCCGCGATGAAGTCGCCCATCTCTACTGTAAAAACAATGGTCGCCCAGCGGTTGACCCAGTGCGAATGTTCAAGATTTTATTTCTTGGATACCTGTTTGGCATTCAAAGCGAGCGTCGCTTGATTAAGGAAATCCAAGTCAATGTCGCATATCGTTGGTTTTTAGGTATGGGACTAACTGAAGATGTCATCCACCACTCGACGCTAAGCCAAAACCGCATAAAGCGCTTTAAAGACAGCAATATTTATCAATCCATCTTCGATAACATTGTCCGCCAAGCGATGAAACAAAAACTCATAGGTGGCTATAGCTTATTTGCTGACAGTACACACCTCAAAGCCAATGCCAATAAAAAGCGCTATGACATAGAAGACTTAAAAGTCAGTCCTTCAGTGTATGTAGAGCAATTGAACGAAGCAGTACTGCAAGACCGGGAGGATGAAGGAAAAAAGCCCCTGAAGTGTAAGGAAGAAACAACTTGCACAAAACCAACCAAAGTCAGCCGCACCGACCCAGATAGCGGGTTTATGGTACGGGATGAAAAGCCAAAAGGGTTCTTCTATCTAGACCATCGAATTGTGGATGGTAAACACGGCATTATTGTTGATACACACGCCACCGCAGGCAATGTCCATGACTCACAACCTATTATCAGTCGACTCGACAGAGCGCTCGATACCTTTGCACTCAACCCTATCGCGGTTGGGCTAGATGCAGGCTATTTTACCGCCGCGGTATGCCACAATCTGGAAGAAAGGCAATTAGTTGGCGTGCTGGGGTATCGAAGACCAAATAAAAAGAAAGGCTACTTCGCCAAACGTGAGTATCAATATCAAGCCGATACAGATACTTACCTGTGCCCGCAAGGTGAAACTCTAATCTACAAAACAACAAGCCGAACAGGCTATCGTCACTATCATTCCGACCCGAGCAAATGTGGACGCTGTCCAGTCAGAAATCAATGTACAGCCAGTAAAAATCAAACCAAAGTTATAACGCGGCATGTTTGGCAATCGAGCGTAGAAAACGCCAATGCGATTAGGCTGAGCGACTGGGGTAAAAAGCTCTATCGACGACGAGCCGAAACGGTGGAAAGAAGCTTCGCTGATGCGAAACAACATCATGGACATCGCTACTGCAGATATAGAGGTCTGTCAAAAGTGACCGCGCAGTGCTTGTTAGCAGCGGCATGTCAAAATATGAAGAAAATGGCGCTCATGGCTGCACACTAGCAAAAACCTCGAAAACTCCCCCTAAAAGCCCTCAAAACGATCTTGGACACACCAAATCACAATAATTAGCCTAGCCAACACAAAAAACCAACGCTGAAACTTACGGCAGAGAAAACTGCTCCAACAACTGGGAAAAATAAACCCCGCTTAAAAAAGCGGGGTTTATCATCAATCTGAGGTCGCTGATGCGACCTTTATTTTTCTGGTGGCCTGTAGCCTTCAATTTCGACTTCTTTATCTTCAAACAAAAAGCCGACCATCTGCTCTTCAAGCATTTGCCTATGCTCAGGATCCATCATATTAAGATGCTTTTCGTTAATTAGCATGGTTTGCTTGTGTTGCCATTGCTGCCAAGCTTCTTTAGAGATGTTATTAAATATACGTTCACCAACTTCTCCTGGATACAGTTGAAAATCCAGTCCAGGCGCTTCCTTTTGTAACTTTTGACAAAATACCGTACGTGCCATGAGTATCTACCTCTTCAATTTTAATCGTGCACTCAATGAGAGTCAGCACCAGTGATAGCGTCAGTTTACCCTATTGCGGTTAATACTTTAACCAACTTTTTAGTCGGCGCAGCAAGCCCAACCTCTGGTGGATTATGAGTATCGAACCACAGCAATTGCTGATCATGCACACAATCTGGCATGCTTTTTACTTCTACAACCACGGGGGTAATAGTTAACTCAAAATGCGTAAAAATATGCACAAAGGGTTCAAGTGTATTTGTACATTCAAGTTTAAGTTCTTGCTGTTTAATAAACGCGTCTAACTCATCTTGCTCTGCAAACTCAAAAAAGCCGAATAACCCCCCCATATTCCACTCGAAGGGCGCTTCTCCATCAGCACTTTACCATCACATTTAATAATTAAGTGGTGAGTACGCTTTTTTGGTTTCTCTTTTTTGGGTTTAGGGTTCGGAAACTCTTTAACCCGATTATTTTTGAACGCTGAACATTCCTCAACAAGTGGGCAAACATCACAGTTGGGCTTACTTCTGGTACATACGCCTGAACCTAAATCCATCATAGCCTGATTAAACGCTCTTACATCACCGCTTGGCGTGACGGCATCACTCAAAGACCATAACTGATTTTCGACCTTCTTTACTCCGTACCAGCCCTCAACCATATAAAACCTAGCCAGTACTCGCTTAACATTACCATCGAGTATTGGATGATGCTGACCAAGCGCAAGAGAGAGTATCGCACCTGCGGTAGAGCGACCAATGCCCGGTAAGTCCATCACCGCTTCTAATGTTTGTGGGAATTCACCCTTATAGCTATCTCTGATCACCTTTGCAGCTTTATGAAGATTTCTTGCTCTGGCGTAATAACCAAGCCCAGTCCAATGGTGTAACACTTCATCTTCCGGTGCATCGGCCAACGCAATTACCGTTGGGAAGCGCGCCATAAAGCGCTCAAAATAAGGAATAACTGTAGTGACTTGAGTCTGCTGTAACATCACCTCAGAAATCCATACTTTATACGGTGTTTTTCCGAGTTGCCACGGCAGTGTTTTTCTACCATGAAGGTGATACCAAGACACAACTTGCTCACCAAACCACTTAGCTTGTTGCTGGCTAACTTTCATAAACTTGACTAGTACTTGCTACAAAAGCCGCCAGTGTAATCACAATTGCTTTAATAGTCACCACGTAAAATTTCACTCTATACTTGTTTATTGCCAACTGAATGACGATAATGTGCGACCATTTTCACGAGCATAGAAATGACCATGAACGAATCAAGCAAAAGTGCGCTCGAACAGGCGCAGGAAGAAGGCAAGTACATCAGAAAAGTGCGTAGCTTTGTTAAGCGTGAAGGACGTCTTACAAAAGGCCAAGCAGCATCGCTAGAAAAATGCTGGCCAACAATGGGACTGGAACACCAACAAGGTTTGCTAGACTTTACTGAAGTTTTTGGTAACAGCAATGAAGTCGTTCTTGAGATTGGATTTGGTATGGGTAAATCTCTCGTTGAGATGGCAAAAAATAACCCACAACAAAACTTTATTGGCATAGAAGTACACCGTCCAGGTGTAGGTGCTTGTTTGATGGATGCAGATGAGCAAGGCATCACTAACTTACGTGTTTTTGAACATGATGCAGTTGAAATCTTAGCGGATTGTATCGCTGATGGCAGCCTTGCTAAATTACAGCTATTCTTTCCAGATCCATGGCATAAAAAGCGTCACCACAAACGCCGCATTGTACAACTTGAATTTGCTGACAAAATACGCCAAAAGCTTAAAGTCGGTGGTGTGTTCCATATGGCAACTGACTGGGAAAACTATGCCGAACATATGCTTGAAGTGATGAGTGCAGCACCTGGTTATAAAAACCAGTCGCAAAGCAATGACTATGTTCCTCGCCCAGACTTTAGACCGCTTACTAAGTTTGAGCAACGAGGCCATCGTTTAGGACATGGCGTTTGGGACTTAATGTTCGAGCGTATTAGCTAAACAACCCCTCTTTATAATGGAGCGGCTCATCAGGCTGCTTCATTGCCCATCTATTTGAGTACATTCACTAGGAGCTAGCGTTGCAGTTTACCAACCCGAGTTTATTACTACTTCGTAATGAAGAAGAGCTTATTGCCAACAATATTCTGGTTATTAACCATCAGCGCGATGGCTTCCTACGTGAATTAAAAGCGCTCAATCCAAGTTCGGCAATTCATGTGTTTAGTTTCGATTTTGCAAACCACCTTCACGCCGATAAAATCGCCGATGTTAAGAACTATGTAGAT
Coding sequences within it:
- the hpf gene encoding ribosome hibernation-promoting factor, HPF/YfiA family, producing the protein MKINLSGHHVDVTDAVKNHVHEKFAKIANHFPSLLSLDIIVSKEHKQFYTEISTNYAGSRISVKGEDEVMYPAIAKASKKLDAALKHRKGQLKANKHQKPVSTTPPIAHEIIQEMELK
- a CDS encoding DUF3718 domain-containing protein produces the protein MKLTTVLLSASIAVAAFSFSKPVSANDQLALSICEYIAADDKNRIRNALKTSRLKMRNVYDAIQCNGNNLLRHAIASNAVDSGEYIIKSIPKSALEDGKDLAWAESNHGGSALIAVIKERAGL
- the folA gene encoding type 3 dihydrofolate reductase encodes the protein MVISMIAAMANNRVIGKDNDMPWHLPADLQHFKKVTLGKPVIMGRKTFESIGRPLPGRRNIVISRNLDYTQEGIEVLASPEAALSAVRGCDEIMIIGGGHIYDIFLPYAQRLYLTFIDLEVEGDTQFPDYEQVAEWEVLETECNEPDERNNHSYKFVTLNKKL
- the cgtA gene encoding Obg family GTPase CgtA; the protein is MKFVDEVEIRAEAGDGGSGVVSFRREKFVPDGGPDGGDGGDGGSVFLQADENLNTLIDYQFERFHRAERGTNGQGRNCTGKKGQDLVLKVPVGTRVTDVDTEECLGDLTKNGQKLIVAKGGYHGLGNTRFKSSTNRAPRQKTLGTQGEVRNLRLELMLLADVGLLGLPNAGKSTFIRSVSAAKPKVADYPFTTLVPNLGVVRPEASKSFVIADIPGLIEGAADGAGLGIRFLKHLERCRVLLHIIDVMPVDGSDPVENGFAIINELHQYSPKLAEKPRWLVLNKVDLLLEEEREEVCARIAEELDAENFYMISAANKLNTQPLCFDIMNLLESMPKDKFEEEQQEEVEFKWDTYHRHATKNDKSDDDDWDDWDDDDYDVEVIYER
- the rpmA gene encoding 50S ribosomal protein L27, which gives rise to MAHKKAAGSTRNGRDSESKRLGVKRFGGESVLAGSIIVRQRGTKFHAGSNAGIGKDHTIFAKADGKVVFEQKGPLNRKYVSIVAE
- the rplU gene encoding 50S ribosomal protein L21, which translates into the protein MYAVFQSGGKQHRVTEGQTIRLEKLNVETGAAVEFDSVLLIADGEKIEIGAPFVNGGKITAEVVSHGRGEKIKIVKFRRRKHSRKQMGHRQWFTEVKITGISA
- the ispB gene encoding octaprenyl diphosphate synthase, with the translated sequence MDIKTIQNLVEQDMLDVNQLIHQQMQSDVALVKQLGLYIVNSGGKRIRPMLALLAARALGYEGDKHITLATIVEFIHTATLLHDDVVDESLLRRGEPTANAEFGNAASVLVGDFIYTRSFQLMVGLGNMEVMQILADATNIIAEGEVLQLMNCNDPDTTEKSYMQVIYSKTAKLFEAATLLPAVVLEQSDEIKTALKLYGMHLGTAFQLVDDILDYSANAELLGKNIGDDLAEGKPTLPLIYAMQHANAQQTAQIRTAIESGNGLDYLEDILATLAETKALDFTMAKAQEEAQKAIAQLSILPDSVHKEALIGLAKLSVDREY
- a CDS encoding IS1182 family transposase, coding for MLKDKTPQQYELEMVAIDQLVPKDHLVRLIDLAIDFEFIRDEVAHLYCKNNGRPAVDPVRMFKILFLGYLFGIQSERRLIKEIQVNVAYRWFLGMGLTEDVIHHSTLSQNRIKRFKDSNIYQSIFDNIVRQAMKQKLIGGYSLFADSTHLKANANKKRYDIEDLKVSPSVYVEQLNEAVLQDREDEGKKPLKCKEETTCTKPTKVSRTDPDSGFMVRDEKPKGFFYLDHRIVDGKHGIIVDTHATAGNVHDSQPIISRLDRALDTFALNPIAVGLDAGYFTAAVCHNLEERQLVGVLGYRRPNKKKGYFAKREYQYQADTDTYLCPQGETLIYKTTSRTGYRHYHSDPSKCGRCPVRNQCTASKNQTKVITRHVWQSSVENANAIRLSDWGKKLYRRRAETVERSFADAKQHHGHRYCRYRGLSKVTAQCLLAAACQNMKKMALMAAH
- a CDS encoding oxidative damage protection protein — its product is MARTVFCQKLQKEAPGLDFQLYPGEVGERIFNNISKEAWQQWQHKQTMLINEKHLNMMDPEHRQMLEEQMVGFLFEDKEVEIEGYRPPEK
- the trmB gene encoding tRNA (guanosine(46)-N7)-methyltransferase TrmB produces the protein MNESSKSALEQAQEEGKYIRKVRSFVKREGRLTKGQAASLEKCWPTMGLEHQQGLLDFTEVFGNSNEVVLEIGFGMGKSLVEMAKNNPQQNFIGIEVHRPGVGACLMDADEQGITNLRVFEHDAVEILADCIADGSLAKLQLFFPDPWHKKRHHKRRIVQLEFADKIRQKLKVGGVFHMATDWENYAEHMLEVMSAAPGYKNQSQSNDYVPRPDFRPLTKFEQRGHRLGHGVWDLMFERIS